The [Pseudomonas] carboxydohydrogena genome includes a window with the following:
- a CDS encoding DUF3297 family protein, with translation MSNELPDRLSVDPNSPFYDEKVLSRDIGIRFKGVEKTNVEEYCVSEGWVRMSVGSAKDRHGNPITMKFSGTVEPYFKS, from the coding sequence ATGAGCAATGAATTGCCCGACCGTCTTTCGGTCGATCCCAACAGCCCGTTCTACGACGAGAAGGTTTTGTCGCGCGATATCGGCATCCGCTTCAAGGGCGTCGAGAAAACCAATGTCGAGGAATATTGCGTCAGCGAGGGCTGGGTGCGGATGAGCGTCGGCTCGGCGAAGGATCGCCACGGCAATCCGATCACCATGAAATTTTCCGGCACTGTCGAGCCGTATTTCAAGAGCTGA